From a region of the Streptomyces tirandamycinicus genome:
- a CDS encoding glycoside hydrolase family 6 protein: protein MSGVPDRRREERNGRRLAAGRGVMTTAASAVVALGAVAGLMSAADRGGEDDTARPEVRSSPVTVPLPARPSHPPPAPAEPSGPAEPSGPPPSPGRSAAPAPASPASRPAPRTGPEAAAGPLHRHPRSQVLDWVRKHRDDPRRPLIESRIAAHPAAVWFPEHDPGRIAGQVRAVTAGAAAAGRVPVLVPYAIPDRDCGGASQGGAPDLAAYDAWTGEFAAGLGDGPVIVILEPDSIALSGCLSDGVRAARYASLARAARTMKAANPRARVYFDAGHSGWHPAARQAAELRAAGAATSGDGIFTNVSNFHRTGDEVRYARRVLEALGGPPGLGAVIDTSRNGNGAPEQGAWCDPPGRALGRTPTTGTGEARIDAYLWVKLPGESDGCRGAAGTFTPDYAYELATG from the coding sequence ATGTCAGGCGTACCCGATCGGCGCCGGGAGGAACGGAACGGGCGGCGCCTCGCGGCCGGCCGCGGCGTGATGACCACGGCGGCCTCCGCGGTGGTGGCACTGGGAGCCGTCGCCGGGCTGATGTCGGCCGCCGATCGCGGCGGCGAGGACGACACGGCACGGCCCGAGGTGAGGAGTTCGCCCGTGACCGTCCCGCTGCCCGCCCGCCCGAGCCACCCGCCGCCCGCGCCCGCGGAACCGTCGGGACCGGCGGAACCATCCGGGCCGCCGCCCTCGCCCGGGCGGTCGGCGGCTCCCGCGCCCGCCTCGCCGGCGAGCCGCCCGGCACCGCGCACCGGGCCGGAGGCCGCCGCCGGCCCGCTCCACCGCCATCCCCGGTCCCAGGTCCTGGACTGGGTGCGGAAGCACCGTGACGACCCCCGCAGGCCGCTGATCGAGTCGCGGATCGCCGCGCACCCCGCCGCGGTGTGGTTCCCGGAGCACGATCCCGGCCGGATCGCGGGCCAGGTGCGGGCGGTGACCGCCGGCGCCGCCGCGGCGGGCCGGGTGCCGGTACTGGTGCCGTACGCGATCCCGGACCGGGACTGCGGTGGCGCCTCCCAGGGCGGCGCGCCGGACCTGGCCGCGTACGACGCCTGGACCGGGGAGTTCGCCGCCGGTCTCGGCGACGGACCGGTCATCGTGATCCTCGAGCCCGACTCGATCGCGCTCTCGGGCTGTCTGTCCGACGGCGTTCGGGCGGCCCGCTACGCCTCGCTGGCCCGGGCGGCGCGCACCATGAAGGCCGCCAACCCCCGGGCGAGGGTGTACTTCGACGCCGGTCACTCGGGGTGGCACCCGGCGGCGAGGCAGGCGGCCGAGCTGCGCGCCGCGGGCGCCGCCACCAGCGGCGACGGCATCTTCACCAACGTCTCCAACTTCCACCGCACCGGCGACGAGGTGCGCTACGCGCGCCGGGTGCTGGAGGCCCTCGGCGGGCCCCCGGGACTGGGCGCCGTCATCGACACCAGCCGCAACGGCAACGGCGCGCCGGAGCAGGGCGCCTGGTGCGATCCGCCCGGCCGCGCCCTGGGCCGGACCCCGACCACCGGGACGGGGGAGGCCCGGATCGACGCCTACCTGTGGGTGAAGCTGCCCGGGGAGTCGGACGGGTGCAGGGGCGCCGCGGGCACCTTCACCCCGGACTACGCCTATGAGCTGGCGACCGGCTGA
- a CDS encoding DUF5995 family protein: protein MAKIAQYAAGGEAHRAPVDTVLARMRAFRSGWPVDDGIAVFNRVYLAVTEELGRRIDRGEFPDRRSAVTLQVLFAERYLAAADTVTAGGRAPACWRPLFQLRRHPGVRPLQFALAGINAHIGHDLGLAVVDTCRTLDCRPPDLEGDFDRVGEILTMLEERIREDLMPGPDLLEIADPLTHLLGSWSLERARDGAWSAARLLWGLRELPALAAEFTERLDAGVGLVGRCLLTPLR from the coding sequence ATGGCGAAGATCGCACAGTACGCGGCCGGCGGCGAGGCACACCGTGCGCCGGTCGACACGGTGCTGGCCCGGATGCGGGCGTTCCGCTCCGGCTGGCCGGTGGACGACGGGATCGCGGTGTTCAACCGTGTCTACCTGGCCGTCACGGAGGAACTCGGCCGCCGCATCGACCGGGGCGAGTTCCCCGACCGCAGGTCGGCCGTCACCCTGCAGGTTCTCTTCGCGGAGCGCTATCTGGCGGCGGCGGACACGGTGACCGCGGGCGGCCGGGCACCGGCCTGCTGGCGCCCGCTGTTCCAGCTGCGCCGTCATCCCGGTGTACGCCCGCTGCAGTTCGCGCTGGCCGGGATCAATGCGCACATCGGGCACGACCTCGGGCTGGCGGTCGTGGACACCTGCCGTACGCTCGACTGCCGACCGCCGGACCTGGAGGGGGACTTCGACCGCGTGGGTGAGATCCTCACGATGCTGGAGGAGCGCATCCGCGAGGATCTGATGCCCGGCCCCGATCTTCTGGAGATCGCCGATCCGCTGACCCATCTGCTCGGCTCGTGGAGCCTTGAGCGGGCCCGCGACGGCGCCTGGTCGGCGGCTCGGCTGCTCTGGGGGCTGCGCGAACTCCCGGCGCTCGCAGCGGAGTTCACCGAACGACTGGACGCCGGGGTGGGCCTGGTCGGGCGCTGCCTGCTCACTCCGCTGCGCTGA
- a CDS encoding flavin monoamine oxidase family protein — protein MTSTVPTSVPHSDAQPPITMFGPDFPYAYDDFLAHPAGLGQIPATEHGTEVAVIGGGLSGIVAAYELMKMGLKPVVYEADRIGGRLRTVGFEGCDPSLTAEMGAMRFPPSSTALQHYIDLVGLETQPFPNPLAEATPSTVVDLKGESHYARTIDDLPQVYRDVAKAWNDCLEEGADFSDMNRAMRERDVPRIREIWAKLVEKLDNQTFYGFLCESEAFKSFRHREIFGQVGFGTGGWDTDFPNSILEILRVVYTEADDHHRGIVGGSQQLPLRLWERTPEKITHWTYGTSLAMLHADGEPRPAVTRLHRTAGNRITVTDASGDIRTYQAAIFTAQSWMLLSKIACDDSLFPIDHWTAMERTHYMESSKLFVPVDRPFWLDKDEQTGRDVMSMTLTDRMTRGTYLLDDGPDKPAVICLSYTWCDDSLKWLPLSASERMEVMLKSLGEIYPKVDIRKHIIGNPVTVSWEDEPYFMGAFKANLPGHYRYQRRLFTHFMQDRLPDDKRGIFLAGDDISWTAGWAEGAVQTALNAVWGVMHHLGGTTDATNPGPGDVFDDIAPVELPED, from the coding sequence ATGACGTCCACGGTGCCCACCTCCGTCCCGCACTCCGACGCGCAGCCGCCGATCACCATGTTCGGGCCGGACTTCCCGTACGCCTACGACGACTTCCTCGCGCACCCGGCGGGCCTGGGCCAGATACCCGCGACCGAGCACGGCACCGAGGTCGCGGTCATCGGCGGTGGCCTCTCCGGCATCGTCGCCGCGTACGAGCTGATGAAGATGGGCCTCAAGCCGGTCGTCTACGAGGCGGACCGGATCGGCGGCCGGCTGCGCACGGTGGGATTCGAGGGCTGCGACCCGTCGCTCACCGCCGAGATGGGCGCCATGCGCTTCCCGCCCTCCTCGACGGCGCTCCAGCACTACATCGACCTGGTGGGGCTGGAGACCCAGCCGTTCCCCAACCCGCTCGCCGAGGCCACCCCCTCGACCGTCGTCGACCTCAAGGGCGAGTCGCACTACGCGCGGACCATCGACGACCTGCCGCAGGTGTACCGCGACGTCGCGAAGGCCTGGAACGACTGCCTGGAGGAGGGCGCGGACTTCTCCGACATGAACCGCGCCATGCGCGAGCGCGACGTGCCGCGGATCCGCGAGATCTGGGCGAAGCTCGTGGAGAAGCTCGACAACCAGACCTTCTACGGCTTCCTCTGCGAGTCCGAGGCCTTCAAGTCCTTCCGGCACCGCGAGATCTTCGGGCAGGTCGGCTTCGGCACCGGCGGCTGGGACACCGACTTCCCCAACTCCATCCTGGAGATCCTCCGCGTCGTCTACACCGAGGCCGACGACCACCACCGCGGCATCGTCGGCGGTTCCCAGCAGCTGCCGCTGCGGCTCTGGGAGCGCACGCCGGAGAAGATCACGCACTGGACGTACGGCACCTCGCTGGCCATGCTGCACGCGGACGGCGAGCCCCGCCCCGCCGTGACCCGGCTGCACCGCACCGCGGGCAACCGCATCACCGTCACGGACGCCTCCGGCGACATCCGCACCTACCAGGCGGCGATCTTCACCGCGCAGTCCTGGATGCTGCTCTCCAAGATCGCCTGCGATGACTCGCTGTTCCCCATCGACCACTGGACGGCGATGGAGCGCACGCACTACATGGAGTCGTCCAAGCTGTTCGTGCCGGTGGACCGGCCGTTCTGGCTGGACAAGGACGAGCAGACCGGCCGCGACGTCATGTCGATGACGCTCACCGACCGGATGACCCGCGGCACCTACCTGCTGGACGACGGCCCGGACAAGCCCGCCGTCATCTGCCTCTCCTACACCTGGTGCGACGACAGCCTGAAGTGGCTTCCGCTGTCGGCGAGCGAGCGCATGGAGGTCATGCTCAAGTCGCTCGGCGAGATCTATCCGAAGGTCGACATCCGCAAGCACATCATCGGCAACCCGGTGACCGTGTCCTGGGAGGACGAGCCCTACTTCATGGGCGCGTTCAAGGCCAACCTGCCGGGCCACTACCGCTACCAGCGGCGGCTGTTCACCCACTTCATGCAGGACCGGCTGCCCGACGACAAGCGCGGCATCTTCCTCGCCGGCGACGACATCTCGTGGACGGCCGGCTGGGCCGAGGGCGCGGTGCAGACGGCGCTCAACGCCGTGTGGGGCGTGATGCACCACCTCGGCGGTACCACCGACGCCACCAACCCGGGCCCGGGTGACGTCTTCGACGACATCGCCCCGGTGGAGCTCCCGGAAGACTGA
- a CDS encoding carbon-nitrogen hydrolase family protein has translation MPPLRTALLQSSGTPGDIAKNLEILDTHAARAAAEGAGLLVAPEMFLTGYAIGADVHRLAETADGAGARAVAAIAARHGIAVVYGYPERGTGDEAEAVFNAAQLIGPGGERLANYRKTHLFGGFEKEWFTPGDESVVQAELGGLRVGLLICYDVEFPENVRAQALAGTDLLVVPTALMNPFRFVAEKLLPVRAFESQMYVAYANRTGPEGEFDFAGLSCLAGPDGIVRARAGLGEDLVTGDADPDLLAASRADNPYLRDRRPGLYGPLAR, from the coding sequence ATGCCGCCGCTGCGCACAGCCCTGCTCCAGAGCTCCGGGACCCCCGGCGACATCGCGAAGAACCTCGAGATCCTGGACACCCACGCGGCCCGGGCCGCCGCCGAGGGGGCCGGTCTGCTCGTCGCGCCGGAGATGTTCCTGACCGGGTACGCGATCGGCGCCGACGTGCACCGCCTCGCCGAGACCGCCGACGGCGCCGGTGCCCGGGCGGTCGCCGCGATCGCCGCCCGCCACGGGATCGCCGTCGTCTACGGCTACCCGGAGCGCGGCACCGGTGACGAAGCGGAGGCGGTGTTCAACGCGGCGCAGCTGATCGGTCCCGGCGGCGAGCGCCTCGCGAACTACCGCAAGACCCATCTCTTCGGCGGCTTCGAGAAGGAGTGGTTCACCCCCGGCGACGAGTCGGTCGTCCAGGCCGAGCTCGGCGGCCTCCGGGTCGGCCTGCTGATCTGCTACGACGTCGAGTTCCCGGAGAACGTGCGGGCCCAGGCCCTGGCGGGAACGGACCTGCTGGTGGTGCCGACCGCGCTGATGAACCCCTTCCGGTTCGTCGCGGAGAAGCTCCTCCCGGTCCGCGCCTTCGAGAGCCAGATGTATGTGGCGTACGCCAACCGCACCGGCCCCGAGGGCGAGTTCGACTTCGCCGGGCTGAGCTGCCTCGCCGGCCCCGACGGCATCGTCCGGGCCCGGGCCGGCCTCGGAGAGGACCTGGTGACGGGCGACGCCGACCCGGACCTGCTGGCGGCCTCCCGCGCCGACAACCCCTATCTGCGCGACCGCCGCCCCGGCCTGTACGGGCCGCTCGCCCGCTGA
- a CDS encoding Lrp/AsnC family transcriptional regulator: protein MRLNDLDERIVHALAEDARRSYADIGSLVGLSAPAVKRRVDRLRADGVITGFTVRVDPGAMGWETEGFIEIHARSNTSPETIKRGLERYPEVASASTVTGEADAIVQVFASDMRHFERVLERIAGEPFVERTKSVLVLSPLLRRFSSGAPA, encoded by the coding sequence GTGCGACTGAACGATCTCGACGAACGCATCGTCCACGCCCTCGCCGAGGACGCCCGCCGTTCCTACGCCGACATCGGTTCGCTCGTCGGCCTGTCCGCGCCCGCCGTCAAGCGGCGCGTGGACAGGCTCCGGGCGGACGGGGTCATCACCGGCTTCACGGTCCGCGTCGACCCGGGCGCGATGGGCTGGGAGACCGAGGGCTTCATCGAGATCCACGCACGCAGCAACACCTCGCCCGAGACCATCAAGCGCGGCCTCGAGCGGTACCCGGAAGTCGCGTCCGCCTCCACCGTCACCGGTGAGGCGGACGCGATCGTCCAGGTCTTCGCCTCCGACATGCGCCACTTCGAGCGCGTCCTGGAACGGATCGCCGGCGAACCCTTCGTGGAGCGGACCAAGTCGGTCCTGGTGCTGTCGCCCCTGCTCAGGCGGTTCTCCTCGGGGGCACCGGCCTGA
- a CDS encoding amino acid permease → MLDHGAAPPVTPQRGPGGPAQGLGSRLMRRKPVEQLVAEGGQGEGGTLRRSLTMWQLTMISIGATLGTGIFVVLGEATPLAGPAVAISFVVAGLTALFSALSYAELAGSVPVSGSSYSYSYATMGELIAWVCGWCLVLEYGVSVAAVAVGWGEYLNELLHGTIGVTIPSAVGAPVGEGGFINLPALVVVLLAMVFLMGGAKESARVNTVMVVIKIVTLLLFIGIGFMGIKAGNYAPLAPLGVTGISAAAATLFFSYIGFDAASTAGEEAKNPKRDLPRAIMLSLLIVTVLYCLVALVAVGAMPWQDFEGTEAALAQIMKDVTGQSFWGVVLAAGAVVAIASVVFAVLYGQTRILFAMSRDGLVPKVFAKVNEKTGAPRANTVIVSLFCGVLAAFIPLGELANATSIGTLFAFALVNVAVVILRWKRPDMNRTFKVMLFPVTPILGFLFCAYMMLSLPGVTWVWFAGWMAAGLVFYFLYGLRRSRLATAEK, encoded by the coding sequence GTGTTGGACCACGGCGCAGCGCCCCCCGTCACTCCCCAGAGGGGTCCCGGTGGCCCGGCCCAGGGCCTCGGCAGCCGTCTGATGCGGCGCAAGCCCGTCGAGCAGCTCGTCGCCGAGGGCGGCCAGGGCGAGGGCGGCACGCTCCGCCGCTCGCTCACCATGTGGCAGCTGACCATGATCAGCATTGGTGCCACCCTCGGCACCGGCATCTTCGTCGTGCTCGGCGAGGCCACGCCGCTGGCCGGCCCGGCCGTGGCGATCTCCTTCGTCGTCGCCGGTCTGACCGCCCTGTTCTCGGCACTGTCGTACGCCGAGCTGGCCGGCTCCGTGCCGGTGTCCGGCTCGTCGTACTCCTACTCGTACGCCACGATGGGCGAACTGATCGCCTGGGTCTGCGGCTGGTGCCTGGTGCTGGAGTACGGCGTCTCCGTCGCGGCCGTCGCCGTGGGCTGGGGCGAGTACCTCAACGAACTGCTCCACGGCACGATCGGGGTGACGATCCCGAGCGCGGTCGGCGCGCCGGTCGGCGAGGGCGGGTTCATCAACCTCCCCGCGCTGGTCGTGGTGCTGCTCGCCATGGTCTTCCTGATGGGCGGCGCCAAGGAGAGCGCACGGGTCAACACGGTCATGGTCGTCATCAAGATCGTGACGCTACTGCTCTTCATCGGCATCGGCTTCATGGGCATCAAGGCCGGCAACTACGCCCCGCTCGCCCCGCTCGGCGTCACCGGCATCAGCGCCGCCGCGGCCACGCTCTTCTTCTCGTACATCGGCTTCGACGCCGCCTCCACCGCCGGTGAGGAGGCGAAGAACCCGAAGAGGGACCTCCCGCGGGCGATCATGCTGTCGCTGCTGATCGTCACCGTGCTCTACTGCCTGGTCGCCCTGGTCGCCGTCGGCGCCATGCCGTGGCAGGACTTCGAGGGCACCGAGGCGGCGCTCGCCCAGATCATGAAGGACGTCACGGGCCAGAGCTTCTGGGGCGTGGTGCTCGCCGCCGGCGCGGTCGTCGCCATCGCCAGCGTCGTCTTCGCCGTGCTGTACGGCCAGACCCGCATCCTGTTCGCGATGTCCCGCGACGGCCTGGTCCCCAAGGTCTTCGCCAAGGTCAACGAGAAGACCGGCGCCCCGCGTGCCAACACCGTGATCGTCTCGCTGTTCTGCGGTGTCCTGGCGGCCTTCATCCCGCTCGGCGAACTGGCGAACGCCACCAGCATCGGCACCCTCTTCGCCTTCGCGCTGGTCAACGTCGCCGTGGTCATCCTCCGGTGGAAGCGCCCGGACATGAACCGCACCTTCAAGGTGATGCTCTTCCCGGTCACCCCGATCCTGGGCTTCCTGTTCTGCGCCTACATGATGCTCAGCCTGCCGGGCGTCACCTGGGTGTGGTTCGCTGGCTGGATGGCGGCCGGGCTCGTGTTCTACTTCCTGTACGGCCTTCGCCGCTCCCGGTTGGCAACAGCAGAGAAGTGA
- a CDS encoding DUF742 domain-containing protein gives MNDHWYEDETGPLVRPYTVTHGRTRPATDHHIDLMSQVKAVEWDKPDPRLDHPRTALLELVRRAPRPVAEVAADADMPLAVVRVLLADLVEAGLVRVFEPPAGRGAHDPSLLREIADRLREI, from the coding sequence GTGAACGATCACTGGTACGAGGACGAGACCGGCCCGTTGGTGCGGCCGTACACCGTCACCCACGGTCGGACCCGTCCCGCCACGGACCACCACATCGACCTGATGTCGCAGGTCAAGGCCGTCGAATGGGACAAGCCGGACCCTCGGCTCGACCACCCCCGCACCGCGCTGCTGGAGCTGGTGCGCCGGGCGCCCCGGCCGGTCGCCGAGGTCGCGGCGGACGCCGACATGCCTCTCGCGGTCGTCCGGGTCCTGCTCGCCGACCTCGTCGAGGCGGGCCTGGTGCGGGTCTTCGAGCCGCCCGCCGGCCGGGGTGCGCACGACCCGTCCCTGCTGAGGGAGATAGCCGACCGGCTCCGGGAAATCTGA